A DNA window from Sphingomonas changnyeongensis contains the following coding sequences:
- the polA gene encoding DNA polymerase I, with product MPHLYLVDGSGYIFRAYHRLPPLTNRHGEPVGAVYGYTTMLWKLADALHKADGPTHMAVILDASGESFRHGMYDAYKANRPPPPEDLVPQFPMIREATRAFSLPCIEETGLEADDLIASYARAALAQGWSVTIVSSDKDLMQLIQPGLDLLDTMNNRRLGDADVVEKFGVPPHQLGEVLALMGDSVDNVPGVPGIGPKTAAKLIQEHGDVEAVLAAAPGMKPGRLRDNLIEHADAARLSRELVRLKDDAALAQPLDALALKGIPEGPLRAFLEHHGFRSLLARLESVTDAVTPSGVSPALPDDPPCDHGAYETVLDPAALDRWIAEARAQGHVAIDTETDSRDAFHARLVGVSLALAPNRACYIPLGHGGGDLLGADFPAQIPLADALDRLRPLLADDSVMKIGHNLKFDMVVLARHGIAVRPFDDTILMSFDLDAGLGGHGMDELAETHLQHRCISFKDVTGSGKKALGFHQVDLATATRYAAEDADVTLRLWRRFSPRLAAEAATRVYQMVDRPLVPVIAAMERAGIKVDRARLAALSRDFAQSIAGIEADVFALAGQSFAIGSPKQLGEILFEKMGLKGGRRGKTGIYSTDVTELERLAGDGVEIARRVLDWRQLSKLKSTYTDALQDSISPEDGRVHTSYSLTGAQTGRLSSTEPNLQNIPIRTEVGRQIREAFVAEPGHVLLAADYSQIELRLAAHMADVPALKAAFAEGQDIHALTATELFGHVDRDTRGRAKTINFAILYGISRWGLAGRLGVTPDEAQAMIDRYFDRFPGISRYIADTLTSARACGYTTTLFGRKTHFPRLSSKNQAERQGSERAAINAPIQGTSADIIKRAMVRMQPALDAAGLSGVRMLLQVHDELVFEVPESDVEAASAVIRRVMESAAEPAVPLSVPLAVEIGHGPSWGAAH from the coding sequence ATGCCCCATCTCTATCTGGTCGACGGCTCCGGCTACATCTTCCGCGCCTATCACCGGCTGCCGCCGCTCACCAACCGTCATGGCGAGCCGGTGGGCGCCGTCTATGGCTATACCACGATGCTGTGGAAGCTCGCCGACGCGCTCCACAAGGCCGACGGCCCGACGCACATGGCGGTGATCCTCGACGCGAGCGGCGAATCGTTCCGCCACGGCATGTATGATGCCTACAAGGCCAACCGGCCGCCGCCGCCAGAGGATCTGGTGCCGCAGTTTCCGATGATCCGCGAGGCGACGCGCGCTTTCTCGCTGCCCTGTATCGAGGAAACCGGGCTGGAGGCCGATGATCTGATCGCCAGCTATGCCCGCGCCGCGCTGGCTCAGGGCTGGTCGGTCACCATCGTGTCGTCCGACAAGGATCTGATGCAGCTGATCCAGCCGGGTCTCGACCTGCTCGACACGATGAACAACCGCCGGCTGGGCGATGCCGATGTGGTGGAGAAATTCGGCGTGCCCCCGCACCAGCTGGGCGAGGTGCTGGCGCTGATGGGCGACAGTGTCGACAATGTCCCCGGCGTCCCCGGCATCGGCCCCAAGACCGCCGCCAAGCTGATCCAGGAGCATGGCGATGTCGAGGCGGTGCTCGCCGCCGCGCCGGGGATGAAGCCTGGGCGGCTGCGCGACAATCTGATCGAACATGCCGATGCCGCGCGCCTGTCGCGCGAGCTGGTGCGGCTGAAGGACGATGCCGCGCTCGCCCAGCCGCTCGACGCGCTGGCGCTCAAGGGCATTCCCGAGGGGCCGCTGCGTGCGTTTCTGGAGCATCACGGTTTTCGCTCGCTGCTGGCGCGGCTGGAAAGCGTCACCGACGCGGTCACCCCGTCCGGGGTCAGCCCGGCGCTGCCCGATGATCCGCCCTGCGATCACGGCGCCTATGAAACCGTGCTCGATCCCGCCGCGCTCGACCGCTGGATCGCGGAGGCGCGCGCGCAGGGGCATGTCGCCATCGACACCGAAACCGACAGCCGCGATGCGTTTCACGCCCGGCTGGTCGGGGTCAGCCTTGCGCTCGCCCCCAACCGCGCCTGCTATATTCCCCTTGGCCATGGCGGCGGCGATCTGCTGGGCGCGGATTTTCCCGCCCAGATCCCGCTTGCCGATGCGCTCGACCGGCTGCGGCCGCTGCTTGCCGACGACAGCGTTATGAAGATCGGCCACAATCTCAAGTTCGACATGGTCGTGCTCGCCCGCCACGGGATCGCGGTGCGGCCGTTTGACGACACCATCCTGATGAGCTTCGATCTCGATGCCGGGCTTGGCGGGCATGGCATGGACGAGCTGGCCGAGACGCATCTCCAGCACCGCTGCATCAGCTTCAAGGACGTGACCGGCAGCGGCAAAAAGGCGCTCGGCTTCCATCAGGTCGATCTGGCGACGGCGACCCGCTATGCCGCCGAGGATGCCGATGTCACGCTCAGGCTGTGGCGGCGCTTCAGCCCGCGGCTGGCGGCGGAGGCGGCGACGCGCGTCTATCAGATGGTCGACCGGCCGTTGGTGCCGGTGATTGCGGCGATGGAGCGGGCGGGGATCAAGGTCGATCGTGCGCGCCTTGCCGCGCTGTCGCGCGATTTCGCCCAGTCGATCGCGGGGATCGAGGCGGATGTGTTCGCGCTGGCCGGGCAGAGCTTTGCGATCGGCAGCCCCAAGCAGCTGGGCGAGATCCTGTTTGAAAAAATGGGCCTGAAGGGCGGGCGGCGCGGCAAGACCGGCATCTATTCGACCGATGTGACCGAGCTGGAGCGGCTGGCCGGTGACGGGGTCGAAATCGCCCGCCGGGTGCTCGACTGGCGGCAGCTGTCCAAGCTCAAATCGACCTATACCGATGCGCTGCAGGACTCGATCAGCCCCGAGGACGGGCGCGTCCACACCTCCTATTCGCTGACCGGGGCGCAGACCGGGCGGCTGTCCTCGACCGAGCCCAATCTGCAGAACATCCCGATCCGCACCGAGGTCGGCCGCCAGATCCGCGAGGCGTTCGTGGCCGAGCCGGGTCATGTGCTGCTGGCCGCCGATTACAGCCAGATCGAGCTGCGGTTGGCCGCGCACATGGCCGATGTGCCGGCGCTCAAGGCCGCCTTTGCCGAGGGGCAGGACATTCATGCGCTGACCGCGACCGAGCTGTTCGGTCATGTCGACCGCGACACGCGCGGCCGGGCCAAGACGATCAACTTTGCCATCCTCTACGGCATTTCGCGCTGGGGGCTGGCCGGGCGGCTGGGGGTGACGCCCGACGAGGCGCAGGCGATGATCGACCGTTATTTCGATCGTTTTCCCGGCATCAGCCGCTATATCGCCGACACGCTGACCAGCGCGCGCGCCTGCGGCTATACGACGACGCTGTTCGGGCGGAAGACGCATTTCCCGCGCCTGTCGTCGAAGAACCAGGCCGAGCGCCAGGGATCGGAGCGCGCGGCGATCAACGCGCCCATCCAGGGCACGAGCGCCGACATCATCAAGCGCGCGATGGTGCGGATGCAGCCGGCGCTCGACGCCGCCGGCCTGAGCGGCGTGCGCATGCTGCTGCAGGTGCATGACGAGCTGGTGTTCGAGGTGCCCGAAAGCGATGTGGAGGCAGCATCGGCGGTCATCCGCCGGGTGATGGAAAGCGCCGCCGAACCGGCGGTGCCGCTCAGCGTTCCGCTCGCGGTCGAGATCGGGCATGGGCCGAGCTGGGGCGCTGCGCATTAG
- a CDS encoding ribose-phosphate pyrophosphokinase, whose amino-acid sequence MKLLSGNANHPLAQAIAQYLEMPLTEASVRRFADEEVFVEIHENVRGEDVFVIQPTGFPANDNLMELLICIDALKRASAKRITAVVPYFGYARQDRKPGPRTPISAKLVANLITVAGASRVLSVDLHAGQIQGFFDIPTDNLYAAPVMSADILARWPAENLMVVSPDVGGVVRARALAKRLNNAPLAIVDKRRERPGESEVMNIIGDVTGRFCILVDDIVDSAGTLCNAAAALREAGAQDVVAYVSHGVLSGGAVARVDASALTELVITDSIAPPEAVQQAKRIRTLTIAPLLAEAIKRIADESSVSSLFD is encoded by the coding sequence ATGAAACTTCTTTCGGGCAATGCGAACCATCCGCTGGCCCAGGCGATCGCGCAATATCTGGAAATGCCGCTGACCGAGGCGAGCGTGCGCCGCTTTGCCGACGAGGAAGTGTTCGTCGAAATCCACGAAAATGTCCGCGGCGAGGATGTGTTCGTGATCCAGCCGACCGGCTTTCCGGCCAATGACAATCTGATGGAGCTGCTGATCTGCATCGACGCGCTGAAGCGCGCCTCGGCCAAGCGGATCACGGCGGTCGTCCCCTATTTCGGCTATGCCCGGCAGGACCGGAAGCCCGGGCCGCGCACGCCGATTTCGGCCAAGCTGGTGGCCAATCTGATCACCGTCGCCGGCGCCAGCCGGGTGCTGTCGGTCGATCTCCATGCCGGGCAGATCCAGGGCTTTTTCGACATCCCGACCGACAATCTCTATGCCGCCCCGGTGATGTCGGCGGACATTCTGGCGCGCTGGCCGGCGGAAAATCTGATGGTCGTGTCGCCCGACGTCGGCGGCGTGGTGCGCGCCCGTGCGCTGGCCAAGCGGCTGAACAATGCGCCGCTCGCCATCGTCGACAAGCGCCGCGAGCGTCCCGGCGAGTCCGAGGTGATGAACATCATCGGTGACGTGACCGGCCGGTTCTGCATCCTGGTCGACGACATTGTCGATTCGGCGGGCACGCTGTGCAACGCCGCCGCCGCGCTGCGTGAAGCCGGCGCGCAGGACGTGGTCGCCTATGTCAGCCACGGCGTGCTGTCGGGCGGCGCGGTGGCGCGCGTCGACGCCTCGGCGCTGACCGAGCTGGTGATCACCGATTCGATCGCCCCGCCCGAAGCCGTGCAGCAGGCAAAGCGCATCCGCACCCTCACCATCGCGCCGCTGCTCGCCGAGGCGATCAAGCGCATCGCCGATGAAAGCTCGGTCTCGTCGCTGTTCGACTGA
- a CDS encoding thymidine kinase, whose translation MAKLYFYYASMNAGKSTTLLQASFNYRERGMDTMLFTAAVDDRYRPGVITSRIGLESPAHVFGPDTDLYAAIAARHGEARLACVLVDEAQFLTRAQVFALAAVADELGVPVLAYGLRTDFRAELFEGSAHLLAIADELIELKAVCECGRKATMNMRIDAAGRPVIDGAQTEIGGNDRYVALCRRHFMARARAAG comes from the coding sequence TTGGCTAAGCTCTATTTCTATTATGCGTCGATGAACGCCGGCAAATCGACGACGCTCCTGCAGGCAAGCTTCAACTACCGCGAACGCGGCATGGACACGATGCTGTTCACCGCCGCGGTCGATGACCGTTACCGGCCGGGGGTCATCACCTCGCGCATCGGGCTGGAATCGCCAGCGCATGTGTTCGGGCCGGACACCGATCTCTATGCGGCGATCGCCGCGCGGCATGGCGAGGCGCGGCTGGCCTGTGTGCTGGTCGACGAGGCGCAGTTCCTCACCCGCGCGCAGGTGTTCGCGCTCGCCGCCGTGGCCGATGAGCTGGGGGTGCCGGTGCTTGCTTATGGGCTGCGCACCGATTTCCGCGCCGAGCTGTTCGAGGGCAGCGCGCATCTGCTCGCCATTGCCGATGAGCTGATCGAGCTGAAGGCGGTGTGCGAATGCGGGCGCAAGGCGACGATGAACATGCGCATCGACGCGGCCGGGCGGCCGGTGATCGACGGTGCGCAGACCGAGATTGGCGGCAATGACCGCTATGTCGCGCTGTGCCGCCGCCATTTCATGGCGCGGGCGCGCGCGGCCGGCTGA
- a CDS encoding ATP-binding protein: MRRANSALADQVAAAVAEREAALQQLHQRQKLETIGQLTGGIAHDFNNLLTPITGALDLLQRRLGEDPRLGRLIAGALQSADRARTLIQRLLGFARRQPLNPVPLAIGPLVENMRDLLASSIGPTIRLTVDIPPDLPMARADPNQLELAILNLCVNARDAMPDGGQIAIAASAAETAEAPAELGLARGRYVRLSVSDTGIGMDEETRRRAVEPFFSTKTKDKGTGLGLSMVHGLAAQLGGALAIASQPGGGTSITLWLPLAAGTRRPAAAAPHARLQPGRALNVLLVDDEPLVRASTAEMLDELGHGVAQAGHAREALALIEEQPFDLLITDYMMPDINGLQLAATAGASRPDMPVLIVTGYMGLHDREDRPPVLIKPFTRDELERAVTRAVGLRALT; encoded by the coding sequence GTGCGCCGGGCGAACAGCGCGCTTGCCGATCAGGTGGCGGCGGCGGTCGCCGAGCGCGAGGCCGCGCTGCAGCAGCTCCACCAGCGCCAGAAGCTGGAGACGATCGGCCAGCTGACCGGGGGCATTGCCCATGATTTCAACAATCTGCTGACCCCGATCACCGGCGCGCTCGACCTGTTGCAGCGGCGGCTTGGCGAGGATCCCCGGCTTGGCCGGCTGATCGCCGGGGCGCTGCAATCGGCCGACCGCGCCCGCACCCTGATCCAGCGGCTGCTGGGCTTTGCCCGGCGCCAGCCGCTCAACCCGGTGCCGCTGGCGATCGGCCCGCTGGTCGAGAATATGCGCGACCTGCTGGCAAGTTCGATCGGCCCGACGATCCGGCTGACGGTCGACATTCCCCCCGATCTGCCGATGGCCCGCGCCGATCCCAACCAGCTTGAGCTGGCGATCCTCAACCTGTGCGTGAACGCCCGCGACGCCATGCCGGATGGCGGGCAGATCGCGATTGCGGCATCGGCTGCAGAGACCGCCGAAGCACCGGCCGAGCTGGGACTGGCACGGGGCCGCTATGTCCGGCTGTCGGTCAGCGACACCGGGATCGGCATGGACGAGGAAACCCGGCGGCGGGCGGTCGAGCCGTTTTTTTCAACCAAGACCAAGGACAAGGGCACGGGCCTGGGCCTGTCGATGGTCCATGGCCTGGCCGCACAGCTGGGCGGCGCGCTCGCCATCGCCAGCCAGCCGGGCGGGGGGACGTCGATCACGCTGTGGCTGCCGCTTGCCGCCGGCACCCGGCGACCGGCGGCGGCAGCCCCGCATGCGCGGCTGCAACCGGGGCGGGCGCTCAATGTGCTGCTGGTCGATGACGAGCCGCTGGTCAGGGCGAGCACCGCCGAGATGCTGGACGAGCTGGGCCACGGCGTTGCCCAGGCAGGCCATGCGCGCGAGGCGCTCGCCCTGATCGAGGAACAGCCGTTCGATCTGCTGATCACCGACTATATGATGCCCGATATCAACGGGTTGCAGCTTGCCGCGACCGCAGGCGCCAGCCGCCCCGACATGCCGGTGCTGATCGTCACCGGCTATATGGGGCTGCACGACCGCGAAGACCGTCCGCCGGTGCTGATCAAGCCCTTTACCCGTGACGAGCTGGAACGGGCGGTCACCCGCGCGGTGGGGCTGCGCGCGCTGACCTGA
- a CDS encoding PAS domain-containing protein, protein MMEQGTQEARALSEALRESEERLRLVQAAGGVGSVDLDLRTGMVWRSDEYIALHGMPPDTPRRQRYSASWLDRVHPDDREQVRAWLAADAAAPCEFEHEYRIVRRDTGETRWLVSRGRVTGDPEGRPLRVLSMQTDITERKRAELDIAFRADLSDALRRIGDPVEVLRTAAARIGRHLRADYACFGEIDPTAQWAEVHAAWAREETPDMLGRFPLSDFSPEMVARLTAGQAIMLDDIGDRTDVSTQVRLLGVRAILDVPIVRDGRLVAVLAIYQRQPRAWQQADVDLALLVAERAREAVERAQAERALSTSEERMRLAIAGTGIGTFDMDLATGAIIWSDTAFQLLGLPVAPDGRATLEGWLARLHPDDMISTPTRLAEAAMHPGPWEITHRIVRADTGEIRWMQALGVIIGPADGARSIGVVIDVTERKRSELRQAFQLGLAEKLRTATSTRAATEAIAAMIAGELGVDSAGFLEIDIASRTAWVIAGHGRVAARLAHQPWSFAGADGPLRGVARGELMTGRTFVVADLATDPRTAAIAQGAEKLMEARAMIVVPLMRGASSRRSSMCSRPSPAPGRRRKSRWSKTPPPAPGRRSSGCAPRMPCAGRTARLPIRWRRRSPSARPRCSSSTSARSWRRSAS, encoded by the coding sequence ATGATGGAGCAAGGCACCCAAGAGGCCCGGGCACTGTCGGAAGCTCTGCGCGAAAGCGAGGAGCGGCTGCGGCTGGTGCAGGCCGCCGGCGGGGTGGGCAGTGTCGATCTCGACCTGCGCACCGGCATGGTGTGGCGGTCGGACGAATATATCGCGCTGCACGGCATGCCGCCCGACACACCCCGCCGGCAGCGTTATTCGGCCAGCTGGCTCGACCGCGTGCATCCCGACGACCGCGAACAGGTGCGGGCCTGGCTGGCCGCGGACGCCGCTGCCCCGTGCGAGTTCGAGCATGAATACCGGATCGTTCGCCGCGACACCGGCGAAACGCGCTGGCTGGTCAGCCGGGGGCGGGTGACCGGCGATCCCGAGGGGCGGCCGCTGCGCGTGCTGTCGATGCAGACCGACATCACCGAGCGCAAACGGGCGGAACTCGACATCGCGTTCCGCGCCGATCTGTCGGATGCGCTGCGCCGGATCGGCGATCCGGTCGAGGTGCTGCGCACCGCCGCCGCGCGTATCGGCCGGCATCTGCGCGCCGACTATGCCTGTTTCGGGGAAATCGATCCCACCGCGCAATGGGCCGAGGTGCACGCCGCATGGGCGCGCGAGGAGACGCCGGACATGCTCGGCCGCTTCCCGCTCAGCGATTTCAGCCCGGAAATGGTCGCGCGGCTGACCGCGGGACAGGCGATCATGCTGGACGATATCGGCGACCGCACCGATGTGTCGACGCAGGTGCGCCTGCTTGGCGTGCGCGCGATCCTCGATGTGCCGATCGTCCGCGATGGCCGGCTGGTCGCGGTGCTGGCAATCTATCAGCGCCAGCCGCGCGCCTGGCAGCAGGCCGATGTCGACCTTGCCCTGCTGGTCGCGGAGCGCGCGCGCGAGGCGGTGGAGCGCGCCCAGGCCGAACGCGCGCTCAGCACCAGCGAGGAACGGATGCGGCTGGCGATCGCCGGCACCGGCATCGGCACGTTCGACATGGACCTGGCGACCGGGGCGATCATCTGGTCGGATACCGCGTTCCAGCTGCTCGGGCTGCCGGTCGCCCCGGACGGACGGGCGACGCTCGAGGGCTGGCTGGCGCGGCTGCACCCCGATGACATGATCAGCACGCCGACCCGGCTGGCCGAGGCGGCGATGCATCCCGGCCCGTGGGAAATCACCCACCGCATCGTCCGCGCCGACACGGGCGAGATCCGCTGGATGCAGGCGCTGGGCGTGATCATCGGCCCGGCGGACGGGGCGCGCTCGATCGGCGTCGTCATCGACGTGACCGAGCGCAAGCGCTCCGAACTGCGCCAGGCGTTCCAGCTCGGCCTGGCCGAAAAGCTGCGCACCGCGACCTCGACACGTGCGGCGACCGAGGCGATCGCCGCGATGATCGCCGGCGAGCTGGGCGTGGACAGCGCGGGCTTTCTGGAGATCGACATCGCCAGCCGCACCGCCTGGGTGATTGCCGGTCATGGCCGGGTGGCGGCCCGGCTGGCCCATCAGCCCTGGAGCTTTGCCGGGGCCGACGGCCCGTTGCGCGGCGTCGCGCGCGGCGAGCTGATGACCGGGCGGACCTTCGTGGTCGCCGATCTCGCCACCGATCCGCGCACCGCTGCCATCGCCCAGGGGGCGGAAAAGCTGATGGAGGCACGGGCGATGATCGTGGTGCCGCTGATGCGCGGGGCCTCGTCTCGACGGTCGTCTATGTGCAGTCGGCCCAGCCCCGCGCCTGGACGGCGGAGGAAATCGCGCTGGTCGAAGACGCCGCCGCCCGCACCTGGGAGGCGCTCGAGCGGCTGCGCGCCGAGGATGCCGTGCGCCGGGCGAACAGCGCGCTTGCCGATCAGGTGGCGGCGGCGGTCGCCGAGCGCGAGGCCGCGCTGCAGCAGCTCCACCAGCGCCAGAAGCTGGAGACGATCGGCCAGCTGA
- a CDS encoding NAD+ synthase, whose translation MTDSLAIAICQTGQQVGDLAANAEAMRAARARAGDADLIIFPELQLIGYPPEDLVMKPALIARAEAELQRLAALTATPGPAMLVGSVRMEHGQLFNVIALLDQGRVAAVTAKHELPNYGTFDEKRWFSPGPLPTPIAFRGLKLGVAICEDIWFPGVCAHLAAAGADIILSPHGSPYEIGKDDRRVREVAARRVGETGLPLMFVNRIGGQDELVFDGASFVMNGDGTLAHQLPAFAEALVVTRWTRGEAGWRCTPGERAPLDPYPADVYQAMVVALRDYVNANRFPGVVLGLSGGIDSALSAAVAVDALGAERVWCVMLPSRFTSAESLEDAAECARLLGVRLDTVGIMPAVTAFEEMLAPLFAGRGPDLTEENLQSRVRGVTLMALSNKHGHMLLTTGNKSEMSVGYATIYGDMAGGYSVLKDAYKTTVFALSRWRNANRPALALGPAGPVMPERVITKPPSAELRDNQKDADSLPEYDVLDQVLHALVEEELSVAEVAARGFDPAMVARIERLLHVAEYKRRQAPPGVKLGTRNFGRDRRYPITHGFRSER comes from the coding sequence ATGACCGACAGCCTTGCCATCGCGATCTGCCAGACCGGCCAGCAGGTGGGTGATCTTGCCGCCAATGCCGAAGCGATGCGCGCCGCCCGCGCGCGGGCCGGCGATGCCGACCTGATCATTTTCCCCGAACTCCAGCTGATCGGCTATCCGCCCGAGGATCTGGTGATGAAGCCGGCGCTCATCGCCCGCGCCGAGGCGGAGCTGCAGCGGCTGGCCGCGCTGACCGCGACGCCGGGGCCGGCGATGCTCGTCGGATCGGTGCGGATGGAGCATGGCCAGCTGTTCAACGTCATCGCCCTGCTCGATCAGGGGCGGGTGGCGGCGGTGACCGCCAAGCATGAACTGCCCAACTACGGCACTTTCGATGAAAAACGCTGGTTCTCCCCCGGCCCGCTGCCGACGCCGATCGCGTTTCGCGGGCTGAAGCTGGGCGTCGCCATCTGCGAGGATATCTGGTTTCCCGGCGTCTGCGCGCATCTGGCGGCGGCGGGGGCCGACATCATCCTGTCGCCCCATGGCAGCCCCTATGAAATCGGCAAGGACGACCGCCGGGTGCGCGAGGTGGCGGCACGGCGCGTGGGCGAAACCGGGCTGCCGCTCATGTTCGTCAACCGCATCGGCGGGCAGGACGAGCTGGTGTTCGACGGCGCGTCGTTCGTGATGAACGGCGACGGCACGCTCGCCCATCAGCTGCCGGCCTTTGCCGAGGCGCTGGTCGTCACCCGCTGGACGCGCGGCGAGGCGGGCTGGCGCTGCACGCCGGGTGAGCGCGCGCCGCTCGATCCCTATCCCGCCGATGTCTATCAGGCGATGGTCGTGGCGCTGCGCGACTATGTGAACGCCAACCGCTTTCCCGGCGTCGTGCTTGGCCTGTCGGGCGGGATCGACAGCGCCCTGTCGGCGGCGGTCGCGGTCGATGCGCTGGGGGCGGAGCGGGTGTGGTGCGTGATGCTGCCGTCGCGCTTCACCAGCGCCGAATCGCTCGAGGATGCCGCCGAATGCGCGCGGCTGCTGGGCGTCCGGCTCGACACGGTCGGCATCATGCCCGCCGTCACCGCGTTCGAGGAGATGCTGGCCCCGCTGTTCGCCGGGCGCGGGCCGGATCTGACCGAGGAAAATCTCCAGTCGCGGGTGCGCGGCGTCACGCTGATGGCGCTCAGCAACAAGCATGGCCATATGCTGCTGACCACCGGCAACAAGAGCGAGATGTCGGTCGGCTATGCGACCATCTATGGCGACATGGCCGGCGGCTATTCGGTGCTGAAGGACGCTTACAAGACGACGGTGTTCGCGCTGTCGCGCTGGCGCAACGCCAACCGCCCGGCGCTTGCGCTCGGGCCGGCGGGGCCGGTGATGCCCGAACGGGTGATCACCAAGCCGCCCTCGGCCGAGCTGCGCGACAACCAGAAGGATGCCGACAGCCTGCCCGAATATGACGTGCTCGATCAGGTGCTGCACGCTCTGGTGGAAGAAGAGCTGTCGGTCGCCGAGGTCGCGGCGCGTGGCTTTGATCCGGCGATGGTCGCGCGGATCGAACGGCTGCTCCATGTCGCCGAATACAAGCGCCGCCAGGCCCCGCCGGGGGTCAAGCTCGGCACGCGCAATTTCGGCCGCGACCGGCGCTATCCGATCACCCATGGCTTCCGGAGCGAACGATGA
- the gltX gene encoding glutamate--tRNA ligase, with the protein MTVTRFAPSPTGRLHVGNLRTALHNWLYARRHGGRFWLRIDDTDAARSTEAFVDAIRQDLDWLGLDREGEVRQSARTALYEARFAALVEQGRVYPCYETPEELELKRKIQLGRGLPPVYDRAALALDAAARAGLEAQGVRPHWRFRLDHDRPIVWDDLIRGPQRFDPARISDPVIRRADGSWLYLLPSVIDDIDLGITHVVRGEDHVSNTAVQVQMFEALGAAPPAFAHEALLVGGEGKLSKRLGSADADHFRAAGIEPVALAAKLARIGTSLPVEPVATLAPLIARFDLAGFGRAPARFDETELARLNAQCLHLMPFEQVADRLPPGMDARGWAAVRPNLDTLADADSWWAVVTGPVACPADPADADYLRRALALIPALDWAGAPWAGLTAALKAETGRTGRALFLPLRRALTGQDHGPDMAALLPLIGPAQAQARLEAALG; encoded by the coding sequence ATGACCGTCACGCGTTTCGCGCCGTCGCCGACCGGGCGGCTGCATGTCGGCAATCTGCGCACCGCGCTGCACAACTGGCTTTATGCACGGCGCCATGGCGGGCGGTTCTGGCTGCGCATCGATGATACCGATGCCGCGCGCTCGACCGAGGCCTTTGTCGACGCGATCCGGCAGGATCTGGACTGGCTGGGCCTCGACCGCGAAGGCGAGGTGCGCCAGTCGGCGCGCACCGCGCTCTATGAGGCGCGCTTTGCCGCGCTGGTCGAACAGGGGCGCGTCTATCCCTGTTACGAGACGCCCGAGGAGCTTGAGCTAAAGCGCAAGATCCAGCTCGGCCGCGGGCTGCCGCCGGTCTATGACCGGGCGGCGCTCGCGCTTGATGCTGCGGCGCGCGCCGGGCTGGAGGCGCAAGGGGTGCGGCCGCACTGGCGCTTCCGGCTCGATCATGACCGGCCGATCGTCTGGGACGATCTCATTCGCGGGCCCCAGCGTTTCGATCCGGCACGGATCAGCGATCCGGTCATTCGCCGCGCCGATGGCAGCTGGCTCTATCTGCTGCCCTCGGTGATCGACGATATCGACCTGGGCATCACCCATGTCGTGCGCGGCGAAGACCATGTGTCGAACACCGCCGTGCAGGTGCAGATGTTTGAGGCGCTGGGCGCGGCCCCGCCCGCCTTTGCGCATGAGGCGCTGCTGGTGGGCGGCGAGGGCAAGCTGTCCAAGCGGCTGGGATCGGCGGATGCCGATCATTTCCGCGCCGCCGGGATCGAACCGGTCGCGCTGGCCGCCAAGCTGGCGCGGATCGGCACCAGCCTGCCGGTCGAGCCGGTCGCGACGCTTGCGCCGCTGATCGCGCGGTTCGATCTGGCGGGCTTTGGTCGCGCGCCGGCGCGGTTCGATGAAACCGAACTCGCCCGCCTGAACGCCCAGTGCCTGCATCTGATGCCGTTCGAACAGGTGGCGGACCGGCTGCCCCCGGGCATGGACGCGCGCGGCTGGGCGGCGGTGCGCCCCAATCTCGACACGCTTGCCGATGCCGACAGCTGGTGGGCGGTGGTCACCGGGCCGGTCGCCTGCCCGGCCGATCCCGCCGATGCCGATTATCTGCGCCGCGCCCTGGCGCTGATCCCCGCACTCGACTGGGCGGGCGCGCCCTGGGCGGGCCTGACCGCCGCGCTCAAGGCGGAGACGGGGCGGACCGGCCGGGCGCTGTTCCTGCCGCTCAGGCGCGCGCTGACCGGCCAGGATCATGGCCCGGACATGGCGGCGCTGCTGCCGCTGATCGGCCCGGCACAGGCGCAGGCGCGGCTGGAGGCGGCGCTTGGCTAA